The Canis aureus isolate CA01 chromosome 24, VMU_Caureus_v.1.0, whole genome shotgun sequence nucleotide sequence ACTTTACCTCTAATGCTAATCAGGGGAAAGGGGCTCTTCCAATTAACTTGAGTATTTTagctcttttgggtaaatactttcAATAGAGGAGAAAGATTTATAAGCTATATATAGTTAGGGACTCCTCTCAGTATTAACTAGCTTCTTTGCTCTAAATTCTCATCAGCAAATTGGGGATAAAATTAATTAGCTAATGATAATTAgcactgtttatttttataagataatgTGTTCAGGATTACATATCAAACTCTTAATGAGTttggataataataatgatgatggtgatgatgatgcaTTAGGATACTCTTGATTGCAAACAACAagaaccccaattaaaaaaagtaaagggattattttcttatacaACAAGTAAGTTCTAAGTATTTTGGCGCCAGGGTTGTCAGGCTCATGGACCCAATTCTTTCTTCCCAATGTTCTACTTGCCCTGTGTTATTAATAGCTCTCATGGCTGCATCTGTTTCTGTCATTATATGCTCATACGTTAGTGCCCAGAAGTATACACACATACAGGTATGTTCACATACACATTGATACAgtatttttggtctctttttgaaacttaaaattttctctgcATGTTTTCTCCAGTCTTACAGGTCAGAACTGTATTGCATGGATGCCATGGAAGCCAACAGTAATAAAATCAGCACAATTATTTTGGAATTGTATACAACACCCGAGGCTGGGAATGGAGCAATCCTTTCAGCTGGTTCAAGTTCTTTATCTAGTGAGTAGTCTAAGTGATGTGATTTAAACCCTGTCCATATAGGggctattctgatttttttaaattacttttacaaTAGGATACAGTGGTATGAGAAGGACCTTGAACACATCTCCTGAGTTCCACTTATATCCTTCTGTTTTCCCCACTTTGTGGGAACAACTATTTTTCACAGATAATTAGGCTTCATTACTTCAACCACAGCATAATTACCGaccctcatcctttttttttcttggtcattttTGCTCAGTGGCAGGAGGACCTAAAACCACAAGGAAGTAGTCTCAGCAACCAATCTGAATTATTGTGCCACTTAGGAATATTCCTCCTTTGGGTACTAAAGGCGTCTAACCCAGTGGAGCCCAGAAATGAGAGAAGCAGAATAACAAATTCGGTAAGTGGCTCACTGGTAAAACTAGTGTCGCAGATGCTTGGGCCTGCCTGAAAGCCATTTCACTCTTTTCATTGCTTTTAGCATTTCAACCACAGTTGCTAAATCATGATGACTCTAAGTCAATCAGGTGATCCCTTCTATTCTGTTCTCAAGAGGTCTAGGAATGTTGATGTGATTAAGTCTGTCCATTAGAAATGAGTAGAAGTACACTGAAGGTGcctgaaaagacattttacttCCTAACAACCATAAGGAATTTGAGGAGAGTTTCTTTGTTTTGCCCCCAATCTTTGTGCTGAGGATACTTTCATATGAGGATATGAAACTTTGAGTGGTGGTGGCCAGCTTATCATCAAAAGAAGGCATAAGCCATGAGATCAGTGTATCATTGAAATAACTCTAGGATACCCACCTCTGGGTCTCTCTGGAGGTAGGTAAATGTATATGATTAAGCCACTATTAAGCTGTCTGTTCCTTCCAGCCCAAACCCCCCAACTGGTACATACAAGGAAAAGTGGGCAATACATTTGCCAAACTTCAAAACATCTTAGTGGCCTGTCAGCCTTCACTGAAAATACTCCTGTGTTGCGAGAGATAATTGAGTTAGTATAGAGAATGAGATATCAAGGATGTAATGATAAATGATTTGTTATAAATTATCTGACAAGCATACTTATATCAATGCTTAAAGGCAatcatttaaattcaatattgTTATTAGGTTTGTTGTCCTACccttattttataaagtaaaaattttcttaacatattagataattaaaatatagaacatgGATAAACTTCTCAGTCTTTCAAGGCACaactttcagttttaattttttttgtaataataccattagacaaaaggaaagagaacaaataTAGATTCACagactttcagaaagaaaaaagattactgGTAAAATAGACATCATATAATGCTCAGTAAACAAGAAGGTATTCAAGCTATGTGTctatttagaaatacatttttttacacATAATAAGATTACAGATAATCTACACTAGCATATCACAGAACATGTCCCCTAGAATGTTACtttgctgagagagagagagagagagagagagagagactgccaAATAAATCTAACACTATGTCAAATAAATCTGAATAATGCTGCATACAACATATACTCACAATGTGCATCAATGTATTAAAGGCTTTGAAAAGTTACTCTTTAAATAAGACAAGTAATCATAACCTATCATGGTCAAATTTATTAGACTCAGGAACTCTGACGATGTCCATTATCCAGCGTAATAATCACTGCAAAGAATACATTTGGGAAATGCTTATCTGTACATTCTGATTATACAAATCAGGGTTTTCtatctttaagaataaaaataaaagttaccttTCATCACTGTTATGCTATGAAGTAATGGTAATGAACATTTCGCTGCTGAATACTGGAGCAAAAAGTCAGTAAGATTTAATATATCTGAGTATAAACTCCTGAGTTCCCTTTTATAATGGAGAACTACAAACTTCTTGCTTATATTTTAGCTggcccaacaacaacaaaatgttatattgaaaattaattgcttatgtatttccatttaaaatgtgtgcataggtccaatttaaaatatttctcataatAGATTCTACCTCAGATCAATCTCATTATTATGCACAAAAttgtatgcatgcatgtacatCTTCCTTTATGAAGACAAGAAAAATGTGcctataggttaaaaaaaaaaaagactgcttttaCCTGACCCCaaagacagtatttttttaaaagatttatttatttttaaagaagagaaagaacatgagagagcacacatgtgagtgagggggtgggtgggagatactctccagcagactctcagctgaggggctcgatcccacagagcctaagatcatgacctaagatgaaaccaagagtctggtgctcaactgactgagccacccaggcctctcaagaatattatttaaaaaaaaaatttaaacatatttacacaaaaataaaacctataatatactgaaattaaatcatgtttgcttccaatttttcagattctaaatttaaaaataactgagaaaATGTTTAATACTAAACGGAGCTCAAGGAATATAGTTAATTGGTTGATAAGTAAAATTACTTTATCATAATACTACTAGGAGAATAAAATCAACACACATAACTTGTACATGCAGGGGAAATACAGCCTAATGTAAACAGATGGTTTTTAGCACATTCCTTTACTAGAATGTGGTCACCTGCCACAAAGTACACAAGCTCATGCACAAGATCAAGACTTTACATACAGCTGAGATCACAACGTCATGCAGATAACAACAGCGTGCTAGATAATCGTACCACAAACTGTGCGGAtgttctcccccaccccatgagCCACTGCCAGCAGTTGCTGTGGAGTTTGGTTACCCATATCCGTGACATGAACGATGTCCTTTGGAGAATCTTGTTCCCTGTGGCTGtaagtattcttatttttataatattttaatgatgcTTGCTATCAAAATGATAAGTACAGAACTAGAAATTATGGAAAAGTAGGTTTTTATAATACTGAACAATTATACACATCTTAACTCAGGtacttaaaataaatcaaaatttatatttacacatatCATCAAAACTAATTTACTTTTCAAGCTTAAATGAACCCAAAATAACACATCTGATGATAGTGCTCCAATGAAGTGGGAAAGAAAATCAACCTCCAAAGTACTTCCTTATTTGTAGCACTTAAAAAACTTGGCAAGAGTCATTCTAAGACCTGGCTAAAGTATGACTCGTACAGGTAAGTTCTATATAAAAACATCTATTAGGATAACTCTTtcaattacattattttaattctgaAGATTTCGCTTGGATAAACAACCAAgttgatattatttatattagtcAATGAAGAAGTACGAAtatagtcattaaaatattttccctcgTTTCTCTGCATCTACAACTGTATTTATCTCAATGTTCTTCTTTGCCTATCTATAACCTAGGTGCATTCTGGTAAAGATAGGATTCTATTTTGTTATCAGACAATACCTGCTAAGTTACCGATGTTTAAAAGAACAGAATCAGAATTCTGGAACCACAAGTCACTCTGAAAggttcagcttaaaaaaaaaaaaaaaaaaaaaatgaaaggttcAGCTTTATGTCTCTTGACAGCACTGTGTACCCCTTTCAGAATAGAGAATTCAACACTTCTGGAATGCTCCAAGATATCTTTAAATCAGGCAAaggagtgaagaaaaagaaaatacagccaaCTCTCAACAATGGAAGGTAGGATGGATAAGTAAAATCTGAAGATCTAGAAATCTTATGTTAATAACTTCAATCCCCTCTCTTAGCAAATATtcgatttaaaaattttttaaagttttatacataaaaaaaaggtctgttcattttaccttttttctctgcccacccctccaaACACAGTAGAGGAGGTGTAACAAGAACTCAATAGTCTGACATATGTAGCTGCAAAGATGGAAACATATTTTGACATCTAGCTTTTTCAATTTAGATATTTAAACCAATCCATATCATATTCTAGTATATAAGGGCCTATCTATGGTTTCATCTTTACATAAAAATGATGGCctcataatttgttttaaaaataggtattccTTTAGCAAGGAATGCTACTTACCATAATCAATATCAGCAGTTACATCCAACTTTTCTGACTTTGTAAATCTACAACTCAGTACTTACCAAGTTATTCTTTCCTTAGAATATGACATTTGCAAGTGATATGAATTAAAGATGATAGTTTTACTCATTATCAGTATAATTTATAACAGGAACCAGATGCCTTGATAAATTGGGCATAATAAGACTGGGGCTTGTAATAGCTGCCTTTCCTGATTCTTATGTACCTAGAGTTAAACACTGTACTATTCTGTCAAGGTTCTTCAGTAATCATCATTTGACTAACTTAAAACACTAATGCAAAATATGTAACTTATTATAAAGCTCATCATAGGAACTGTTTTAATTAGCTACAAGTAATATCTAATTCTAATAAACATTAATAATGAAGTCTCTGAAACCATGCCATTATTCAAATATATAAGTATAGAAGAATCTCTTGAACTGAGAGCTATGCCATAGTGTAAGATCAGAAAGTGACATGGAGACTATTGCTGTAATTTGGAAGGAACAGAACttaaattttaccaaaaataagaacaagtgtattttatgataaaataaatacaccagaaaaaaaaattgccataaaAGGATGTTATAAaacctaaatttatttatttaattttaaaaattttatttatttattcatgagagacacagagagagaggcagaaacataggcagagagagaaagaagcaggctccgtggagggagcctgatgtgggactcgatcctggaactctgggatcacgacctgagctgaacatagatgcttaaccactgagccacccagccatccccaaaacttaaatttgtgataatttattcatttgtttgtcttCTAAATTAAGTATCAGTTTTCTACTTAATCTGAACATCAAAACTCTTATTAAACAGTAGTGAGAGAACAGGCttcttaattcaaatatttatatcaggctttataatatatatattttgttatatttgtggGGCTAAAACTTAACTGATAATGTATGGTGTATCAGTAAACTTTTGCAATggtgttatatttttattcatgtataAGAAAAGTTAAGAAATCGTATGTAAGAAGCAAAaagtcaatttaatttttaaaatgttatttgtattatATGCCTATTTATAAAATCAGTATTTCTGTTTAATATTCAAATACAGTACATGGGGAAACATGTTTCTAACTATAACAtagtaaaagttattttatttatttatttatttatttgacagagagtgagggagcacaagcaggaggaatggcagagggagagggaaaggcaagcTCCCCGCTGAGGAAGAGCCTGGCtagatgcagggctagatcccaagatcctgggatcatgaacagagtggaaggcagatgcctaaccaactgagctactacCCACGCATCCCGagttaagatattttaaaaaatatttggctgCATAATTTAAATAATCCTTACTACCTctacaatgaattaaaaaaaaaagttggttttgaaaattaaataaaagaaaataactggcagttaaatttttccagagaaaagaaTTCACCTAGAAGTAGTAGTTTTGAGTGCTTTATAATTTCCATTAGATATCTAAGAATAAGTCTAGTAGACATTTAAACatttgagggggaaaaagcaATTCTAAGCATCTGACCTTTCCAGGatatattaaaatgagaatacagaaaaaaaaatgaaagaactgtCTTCATATTTTGATCATTCTTATATGTTACAGTAAGAAATAATTAGTTAATACAAAATTATTCAATTTTATAACAATCTAAAAGCAGTTTCTATGGAAACATGGACTGTTAAAGGCATTTTGATGTGTCACAAATGAACAATGTCCTTTGTGATTGTCTCTGATAAAAGTTGCATCCTtactaaatagaaaaatcaaacagGAAGAAAATGCTGCAGATAAATCTGATGAACTTATCTTGTGCTCTCCACATATAATAGAGTAGTATTTCAATCAGTTCAATGTAGAGGACTGCATATATGTCATGGAAGCTGCCATACAACATGGGCAGGTAGGTTTAAAATGTGAGTtgataaaggaaagagaaatgactaTGTTATATAGCATTAACTTCAACTTAGTGGGCTTCTCAGTAATTTCCTCATTGAGAAGGAACATCAATGACTGTTACTTTACTTGCAAGTTTATTGTACTAGAAAGCTGCAGCAAGAGAGTAATAAAGTTCAACTATTACAAATATTCAAGTTCTTCACTTACCTCCTCTGGGTTGGCATTAAAGGTGAGGCTGCCTTCATCCAGCTGCATATacaattttctgaaagaaaatccTAGAGGTGGGTTCTTATTATATATGGAACAGTGACCCCAAGTGGATTTACACAAcctataaaagataaaatcagaaaacattatatatacacataataaaacAGTAACATGAAATTTATGTCTAAAGCTGAAAATGTTTAATTCTGTACTTGTTTTTTACTAGAGTGTGATTGACAAATGACTTCAATTTAGCAACTCTGATAGTATTAATAAACATGAGTTATAAAGATTAATAATATTCATGAGTACTATCTGAAGTTAAATATAAACTATTACTAATAATAGCAATGATagcctatttatttataatattcagtGCTTACTAGATGTCAggcactatttaaaaattataatagtattAACTTGCTTAATCTTTATAACAACACAATGATTTTGGTGCTAAAGATAAACATAGAcacaataaaagattaaaaagatgatttaaaCCCAAGGAATCTTACTCCATAGTTAGCAATCTCAACCAAGAAGCTAAACAAGATTAAGTAACTATATGCTCTATTGCAAAGTAAAATTGAATGGAGGTAAAGATTGCTAGGTAGGGgcagcactttattttttttacatatatatatatatatcagtatatatatatactgataaCTGGCAAACTAAACATAGAAATTATGATGCTATAACTTCAGTACATACATCAAAAACTATGCGTGATATTAAGCATAGATGCTTTTAAGAAACTGCTTCAAAACAGTTTTTTACCATCACAGTGATACATGATtgcttaaaaattatatgaaaccTAAAATGCTAGTAGTTTGTATCAAAACACATTATTTTTGCAGATTGGGATAGTCGTGTCCAACTCTGTACAGAGACATTAGCTACTGGTTATTATTTGAAAGCTAAagtttaatcttattttttcttattaccaAGATCAGGCGTATTCAGGGTGGTATGAACACAGacattttttcttattacaaTGCCTAGAAATTCTTGATCATTAGACCATAGATCATTAAATAGAAGTGCAATActctagagacacagagaatactgaaatattttagtGCACTTTTAATGACTCTATCTCAAAATTAtctgatttttgtgtgttcaaAAACACCTACTTGTAGTGACAGATATTATTAAAGtagtttcattttctgattttcattaTTGAATATTGGCTAAATTTCATGTCACACACAATTagtttttcatttagaaattatttaatgtatataGGGTAACACGAAGATGTTACCGTCTCAGCCTGTAACATGAAAAATTGTGAGGATAGTGGATAAAGTATGTAATTTAATATGAGAATATCTTAATAGTTAATTTATATCCTTGCATTATTTTTACCAACCAAATTAAATCATTGATTCTAATATAGCAAGTTTAGGAGCTTGTTTAGACATCAATATTTTAGCAAACCCTTTAGTTTTATTGCTTTTGACTTTTATTACTGGTTATGTCAAAGTAACAGAACCTCTCaacatt carries:
- the LOC144295922 gene encoding uncharacterized protein LOC144295922, producing the protein MWSPATKYTSSCTRSRLYIQLRSQRHADNNSVLDNRTTNCADVLPHPMSHCQQLLWSLVTHIRDMNDVLWRILFPVANREFNTSGMLQDIFKSGKGVKKKKIQPTLNNGRNLVWNSTRNENFKTSWEDSTYQSSFWQYHKINLSIRGNFYYV